From [Clostridium] symbiosum, a single genomic window includes:
- the gdhA gene encoding NADP-specific glutamate dehydrogenase codes for MSKYVDRVIAEVEKKYADEPEFCQTVEEVLSSLGPVVDAHPEYEEVALLERMVIPERIIEFRVPWEDDNHKIHVNTGYRVQFNGAIGPYKGGLRFAPNVNLSIMKFLGFEQAFKDSLTTLPMGGAKGGSDFDPNGKSDREVMRFCQSFMTELYRHIGPDVDVPAGDLGVGAREIGYMYGQYRKLVGGFYNGVLTGKGRSFGGSLVRPEATGFGSVYYVEAVMKHENDTLKGKTVALAGFGNVAWGAATKLAELGAKAVTLSGPDGYIYDPDGVVTKEKIDYMLEMRASGRNKVQDYADKFGVQFFPGEKPWGQKVDIVMPCATQNDVDLEQAKKIVANNVKYYIEVANMPTTNEALRFLMEQKNMVVAPSKAVNAGGVLVSGLEMSQNSERLSWTAEEVDSKLHQIMTDIHDGSAAAAERYGLGYNLVAGANIVGFQKIADAMMAQGIAW; via the coding sequence ATGAGCAAGTATGTTGACAGAGTAATCGCGGAAGTGGAAAAGAAATACGCAGATGAGCCGGAATTCTGCCAGACCGTCGAAGAGGTTTTATCTTCCCTTGGCCCGGTAGTAGACGCACATCCGGAGTATGAAGAGGTAGCTCTCCTTGAAAGAATGGTAATTCCGGAGAGAATCATCGAGTTCCGCGTTCCGTGGGAGGATGACAATCACAAGATTCATGTAAACACAGGATACCGCGTTCAGTTCAACGGCGCCATTGGACCGTACAAGGGCGGCTTACGTTTTGCTCCAAATGTAAACCTTTCTATTATGAAATTCTTAGGATTTGAGCAGGCATTCAAAGACAGCCTTACAACACTTCCTATGGGTGGTGCAAAAGGTGGTTCCGACTTCGATCCGAACGGAAAGAGCGACAGAGAAGTTATGAGATTCTGCCAGTCCTTTATGACAGAGTTATATCGTCACATTGGACCAGACGTTGACGTTCCAGCTGGTGACCTTGGTGTAGGCGCTCGTGAAATCGGTTATATGTACGGACAGTACCGTAAGCTCGTTGGTGGTTTCTACAACGGCGTTCTTACAGGTAAAGGAAGATCCTTCGGTGGTTCCTTAGTTCGTCCGGAAGCTACAGGTTTCGGTTCCGTATACTATGTAGAAGCAGTTATGAAACATGAGAACGATACTCTTAAAGGAAAGACAGTTGCACTTGCAGGCTTCGGTAACGTTGCTTGGGGCGCTGCTACAAAGCTTGCTGAATTAGGCGCTAAGGCTGTTACACTTTCCGGACCAGACGGATACATCTACGATCCAGACGGCGTTGTAACAAAAGAGAAGATCGACTACATGCTTGAGATGAGAGCATCCGGACGTAACAAAGTTCAGGATTACGCAGACAAGTTCGGCGTTCAGTTCTTCCCAGGTGAGAAACCATGGGGCCAGAAGGTTGACATCGTTATGCCATGTGCTACACAGAACGACGTTGACTTAGAGCAGGCTAAGAAGATCGTTGCTAACAACGTTAAATACTACATCGAAGTAGCTAACATGCCTACCACAAACGAAGCTCTTAGATTCTTAATGGAGCAGAAGAACATGGTAGTAGCTCCTTCCAAGGCTGTAAACGCAGGTGGTGTTCTTGTTTCCGGTCTTGAGATGAGCCAGAACAGCGAGAGACTTTCCTGGACAGCAGAGGAAGTTGACTCCAAACTTCATCAGATTATGACAGATATCCATGATGGTTCTGCAGCAGCAGCAGAGCGTTACGGCTTAGGCTACAACCTGGTAGCAGGCGCTAACATCGTTGGTTTCCAGAAGATCGCTGATGCTATGATGGCTCAGGGTATTGCTTGGTAA
- a CDS encoding D-2-hydroxyacid dehydrogenase, producing the protein MKCLIIDRVYAGIAEELGKYMTVKTADNLPSSKEQLIAEIGDVDVLIMRVDPKIDKEVLDAAKNLKIIGVCSVGLNHIDTEYAKEKGIQIFNAPGMNANAVAELTFSKMLDISRGTITANYDVKVKHEWDKYKFVGRELRGKTLGVMGFGRIGRRVGELGRAFGMTVVAYDPFLKPEDFEKEHATGMTIEEMLKVADFVSIHVPLTPETKDLFNAKSIAEMKDDAVVLNMSRGGIVNEKDMYEALKAGKIGGYASDVMENELAGSGLTGNDSFVSPLFECDNFIVSPHIGAQSVDASRDIGILIISKIKEALSL; encoded by the coding sequence ATGAAATGTCTTATCATTGACAGAGTATACGCAGGTATCGCAGAAGAACTCGGCAAGTACATGACTGTAAAAACAGCAGATAATCTTCCATCCTCCAAAGAGCAGCTTATTGCTGAGATTGGTGATGTAGATGTGCTGATCATGCGTGTTGACCCGAAGATTGACAAAGAAGTTCTGGATGCAGCAAAGAACTTGAAGATTATCGGCGTTTGCTCCGTTGGTTTAAACCACATCGATACAGAATATGCGAAAGAAAAAGGAATTCAGATTTTCAATGCACCTGGCATGAACGCTAATGCAGTTGCAGAGCTGACATTCTCCAAGATGCTTGACATTTCCCGTGGAACTATCACAGCAAACTATGATGTTAAAGTAAAACATGAGTGGGATAAATACAAATTCGTTGGCCGTGAGCTTCGCGGAAAGACACTGGGCGTTATGGGCTTTGGCCGTATCGGACGCCGCGTGGGCGAACTGGGACGTGCATTCGGCATGACAGTTGTTGCATACGATCCATTCCTTAAACCGGAAGATTTCGAAAAAGAGCATGCTACAGGCATGACAATCGAAGAGATGCTGAAAGTTGCCGACTTCGTATCCATCCATGTGCCGCTGACACCAGAGACAAAGGATCTGTTCAATGCAAAATCCATCGCTGAGATGAAAGATGACGCAGTTGTTCTTAACATGAGCCGTGGCGGTATTGTAAATGAGAAAGATATGTATGAAGCTCTTAAAGCAGGCAAAATCGGCGGATATGCTTCCGACGTTATGGAGAACGAACTGGCAGGCAGCGGCCTGACAGGCAATGATTCCTTCGTAAGCCCACTGTTTGAGTGCGATAATTTCATCGTATCTCCACACATCGGCGCTCAGTCGGTAGATGCCTCCAGAGATATCGGTATCCTTATTATCTCCAAGATTAAGGAAGCTTTAAGTCTGTAA
- a CDS encoding TAXI family TRAP transporter solute-binding subunit, whose product MRKKLALVLAAAMVMGTVLSGCSSGGKESTQAAAPEAATEAAKEAETEGAEAAAASTVKGGMEGGTSLNFTTGGDQGTYYGFGGVLAGKIGESTSTKVTAITSGGSQANIEAMDAGDAQLGFVQSDVMAYAYNGTNLFEEYGKVENFSTVAALYMEQVQIVTLDPNIKSVADLAGKNVSVGAAGSGVYYNAVDVLGAYGMDIEKDIKPTYQSFGDSAEALQDGKIDAAFVVAGAPTTAITSLAATKKVYLVGLDDEHMSILLESSPYYSKNVIPASAYGTDGDITTVAVGAVVIARDDVSEADVYNFLYGIFENLEGITAAHAKGAELSLDFASSVTAVPYHPGAAKYFAEKGIEVPTK is encoded by the coding sequence ATGAGAAAAAAATTAGCACTTGTACTCGCTGCGGCTATGGTCATGGGAACTGTTTTATCAGGTTGTAGTTCAGGCGGTAAAGAAAGCACTCAGGCAGCTGCTCCAGAAGCAGCCACCGAGGCAGCCAAAGAAGCTGAGACAGAGGGAGCTGAAGCAGCAGCGGCCAGTACTGTCAAAGGAGGAATGGAAGGCGGCACCAGCCTTAACTTCACGACAGGCGGAGATCAGGGTACCTATTATGGTTTTGGCGGCGTTTTAGCCGGTAAGATAGGCGAGAGCACCAGCACGAAGGTTACCGCAATCACCTCCGGTGGTTCTCAGGCTAATATCGAGGCTATGGATGCCGGTGACGCCCAGCTCGGATTTGTACAGTCCGACGTTATGGCATATGCATATAACGGCACCAATCTTTTTGAAGAATACGGCAAGGTAGAGAACTTCTCCACAGTTGCAGCTCTGTATATGGAGCAGGTTCAGATCGTTACTCTGGATCCGAATATCAAGTCCGTTGCAGATTTGGCAGGTAAGAATGTTTCCGTCGGTGCAGCAGGCTCCGGTGTATATTACAACGCAGTAGATGTACTCGGTGCTTACGGAATGGATATCGAGAAAGATATTAAACCTACATATCAGTCATTTGGCGACAGTGCAGAGGCTCTTCAGGATGGCAAGATCGACGCGGCGTTTGTAGTTGCAGGAGCACCTACTACAGCCATCACATCTCTGGCAGCAACCAAGAAGGTTTATCTGGTTGGTCTGGATGATGAACATATGAGCATTCTGCTCGAGTCATCTCCATACTATAGCAAGAATGTAATCCCGGCTTCCGCATATGGCACAGACGGCGACATCACAACAGTAGCAGTAGGTGCAGTTGTAATCGCACGTGACGATGTATCTGAAGCAGATGTTTATAATTTCCTCTATGGTATTTTTGAAAACCTCGAAGGAATCACGGCAGCCCATGCAAAGGGTGCTGAACTGAGCCTTGACTTTGCATCTTCCGTTACTGCAGTTCCTTATCATCCGGGCGCAGCAAAATACTTCGCTGAAAAAGGAATTGAAGTTCCCACAAAGTGA
- a CDS encoding TRAP transporter permease produces MKDENKKEPVPVQDIDVGTAADVEAVMKKYDRESNVRIWEGKPLIVIRWLSVLFSIYCIYVTLFSTALPEVRLTTFLGMILILGYLNYPIKKGVTRVNYMPWYDVVLMVAGSAPFFYFALHAQQIIKLATRVTRDPVMVVIAIVAVLALMELCRRCVGIPILCVVGALLVYTFATVRFGKVIYDLFYTTTGVMNTPINVCAKYIVVFIIFGAFLERTGISNFFIDLANSLCGSSAGGPAKVAVISSALCGMVSGSSVGNTVTTGSVTIPMMKRCGYKPEFAGAVEAASSTGGQIMPPIMGAAAFLMAEYMGVPYATVAVKAILPAILYFAGIYIAVHLEAQKLGLRGIPKEELPKMRVLIKKIYLLAPLVVLVALVSTNTYTMQFSASVAIFIAIGVGLINKDNRINFTKIIDALEAGGKGTITVAVACAMAGLVAGCITSTGLASKLITAIVTVSQGKPIIALFLTMLCCIVLGMGVPTTANYSIMAAICAPILISPEIGINLVSAHFFVFYFGIVADITPPVALAAYAGSAIAKAPPMKTAFNATRLAIAAFIVPYILAFNPAMLFINTNVVQVIQICVTSLLGIFGIASALNGFLFGKLNPVFRVLLIAGGLCMMDPGAMTDMVGLVLVIGTTFWQYMSSKKAVSA; encoded by the coding sequence ATGAAAGATGAGAACAAGAAAGAGCCTGTTCCGGTACAGGATATTGATGTAGGAACAGCAGCCGACGTGGAAGCAGTCATGAAAAAGTATGACAGGGAGTCCAACGTCCGTATATGGGAGGGAAAGCCGCTAATTGTCATACGCTGGCTGTCAGTGCTTTTCTCTATCTACTGTATCTACGTGACACTGTTCAGTACAGCGCTTCCGGAGGTTCGACTGACTACCTTCCTCGGGATGATTTTGATTCTTGGCTATCTGAACTATCCGATTAAAAAGGGAGTTACCCGGGTTAACTATATGCCGTGGTATGATGTTGTTCTCATGGTGGCAGGTTCAGCGCCATTTTTCTATTTTGCTCTCCATGCACAGCAGATTATCAAGCTGGCAACCCGCGTTACAAGGGATCCTGTGATGGTGGTAATCGCAATCGTGGCCGTATTGGCGCTGATGGAACTCTGCCGCCGCTGCGTTGGAATACCGATTCTGTGTGTTGTCGGCGCACTGCTGGTATACACGTTTGCAACCGTCCGTTTCGGAAAGGTGATTTATGATCTCTTTTACACGACAACCGGTGTTATGAATACTCCGATTAATGTCTGCGCTAAGTATATAGTGGTGTTTATTATCTTCGGAGCATTTTTGGAACGGACCGGAATATCAAATTTCTTTATTGACCTGGCGAACAGCCTGTGCGGTTCCTCGGCCGGCGGACCTGCCAAGGTGGCGGTTATCTCCTCGGCTCTTTGCGGCATGGTGTCCGGCTCCTCAGTCGGCAACACGGTGACAACAGGTTCGGTTACAATACCGATGATGAAGAGATGCGGCTATAAACCGGAGTTTGCGGGAGCCGTAGAGGCCGCTTCTTCCACCGGAGGCCAGATTATGCCCCCTATTATGGGAGCAGCCGCTTTCCTGATGGCAGAGTATATGGGAGTGCCCTACGCTACAGTAGCAGTGAAGGCAATCCTGCCAGCAATTCTTTATTTTGCCGGAATCTATATTGCAGTACATCTGGAGGCCCAGAAGCTTGGCCTTAGGGGCATTCCAAAAGAAGAACTGCCAAAAATGAGAGTCCTGATTAAGAAAATCTATCTGCTGGCTCCGCTGGTAGTGCTGGTGGCCTTGGTGTCCACCAATACCTATACTATGCAGTTTTCAGCATCCGTTGCTATTTTTATCGCAATCGGTGTAGGTCTCATTAATAAAGATAACAGGATCAATTTTACTAAGATTATCGATGCCCTGGAAGCCGGAGGAAAAGGCACAATCACAGTGGCTGTAGCCTGTGCAATGGCGGGTCTCGTTGCTGGCTGCATCACATCAACCGGTCTGGCATCCAAACTGATTACGGCCATTGTTACGGTATCTCAGGGTAAACCGATTATAGCCCTTTTCCTGACTATGCTTTGCTGTATTGTACTCGGCATGGGCGTTCCAACAACGGCAAACTATAGTATCATGGCTGCGATCTGCGCACCGATCCTGATTTCGCCGGAAATCGGCATCAATCTGGTATCCGCGCATTTCTTTGTATTTTACTTTGGTATTGTGGCGGATATTACACCACCGGTTGCCTTGGCGGCGTACGCCGGTTCGGCCATAGCAAAGGCCCCGCCGATGAAGACGGCCTTCAACGCGACCCGTCTGGCGATTGCGGCCTTCATTGTGCCTTATATTCTGGCCTTTAACCCGGCGATGTTATTCATCAATACGAATGTGGTCCAGGTTATTCAGATTTGTGTGACATCCCTGCTTGGTATTTTCGGCATTGCATCAGCATTGAACGGATTCCTGTTCGGAAAGTTAAATCCGGTATTCCGGGTGCTCCTGATTGCCGGAGGCCTCTGCATGATGGATCCAGGCGCCATGACTGATATGGTGGGGCTTGTTCTGGTAATTGGAACAACATTCTGGCAGTATATGAGTTCTAAAAAAGCTGTATCTGCATAA